The following are from one region of the Corylus avellana chromosome ca1, CavTom2PMs-1.0 genome:
- the LOC132167890 gene encoding mitogen-activated protein kinase kinase kinase 20-like yields MKRPREEEGDEYSLLYGALSWCRGPMIGRGTFGSVYRADLKKPRAFGSVVAVKSADPLKGDSLMWEKTVLDALQGCPHVIQTFGADTTKPRNNIVLYNVLLEFASGGSLFDLIVKSGGGLSESDVRKHTKSMLVGLKHIHDRGFVHCDLKPDNVLLVPTADADGFEVKIADFGLAKRAYTGCDTPSWRGTPLYLAPECVIYGVQEAFSDIWALGCTVLEMLTGKVPWPTMSGSEEYEDLISQIGSGYVPNIPDKISKAAQDFLRCCFELNHMDRMTADALLDHPFLVGLDDTDSSSHVQLSKEAAANAKRVKRSPSYSYFPFGHSFIHFPSGRSFIHLSVAEVPEAEVPECSFIPLPDSSSEEGKEEEIREPADSSAEQINWSAIFPKPLSRSRLLANWQHPFTFTACAGA; encoded by the coding sequence ATGAAGAGACCTAGAGAGGAGGAGGGTGATGAGTACTCGCTCCTCTATGGAGCTCTGTCGTGGTGTAGAGGACCGATGATCGGCCGAGGAACTTTTGGGTCAGTATACAGGGCAGATCTGAAGAAACCCAGAGCTTTTGGGTCGGTTGTGGCTGTGAAATCGGCAGATCCCTTGAAGGGGGATTCGCTTATGTGGGAAAAGACGGTTCTTGATGCACTCCAAGGCTGTCCTCATGTTATTCAGACATTTGGAGCAGACACGACAAAACCCAGGAATAATATTGTGCTTTACAACGTCCTGTTGGAATTTGCTTCGGGAGGAAGCCTTTTCGATTTAATCGTAAAATCAGGTGGTGGGTTGTCTGAGAGCGATGTCAGAAAGCACACCAAGTCTATGCTTGTGGGGTTGAAACACATTCATGATCGTGGCTTCGTTCACTGTGACTTGAAGCCTGATAATGTTCTTTTAGTGCCAACTGCTGATGCTGATGGGTTTGAGGTGAAAATTGCTGATTTTGGATTGGCAAAGAGAGCTTACACTGGCTGTGATACGCCATCTTGGAGAGGAACTCCATTGTATTTAGCACCAGAATGTGTAATTTACGGGGTACAAGAGGCCTTCTCTGATATATGGGCTCTTGGATGCACAGTGCTTGAAATGCTGACTGGAAAAGTACCATGGCCTACCATGTCTGGTTCTGAGGAGTATGAAGATCTTATCTCTCAAATTGGGTCTGGATATGTGCCAAACATTCCGGACAAGATATCAAAAGCAGCGCAGGATTTCTTGAGGTGCTGTTTTGAATTAAATCATATGGATAGAATGACGGCTGATGCGCTGTTAGATCACCCGTTTCTGGTGGGATTAGATGACACAGATTCTTCTTCACATGTTCAACTATCAAAAGAAGCTGCTGCGAATGCTAAGAGGGTTAAGCGCAGTCCCTCATACTCATATTTTCCTTTTGGGCATAGCTTCATACACTTTCCTTCCGGGCGTAGCTTCATACACTTATCGGTGGCAGAGGTTCCAGAGGCAGAGGTTCCAGAGTGTAGTTTCATTCCCCTACCAGATTCTTCATCAGAAGAGGGAAAGGAGGAGGAGATCCGAGAGCCCGCTGATTCTTCTGCTGAGCAAATTAACTGGAGTGCAATTTTCCCAAAACCACTCAGCCGCTCAAGGCTTTTAGCTAATTGGCAACATCCCTTTACTTTCACAGCTTGTGCGGGGGCTTAG
- the LOC132167795 gene encoding mitogen-activated protein kinase kinase kinase 20-like translates to MKRSRKEEDDEYSILWGELSWCRGPMIGQGAFGSVYRAELKKPRAFGSVVAVKSVDPINANSLMWENTVLEALQGCPHVIQTFGADTTETTNGIVLYNVLLEFASGGSLADLIVKSGFHGLSEGVVRKHTKSLLVGLKHIHARGFVHCDLKPDNVLLVATADGFEVKIADFGLAKRAYTSCETPSWRGTSWYIAPECVIYGVQEAFSDIWALGCTVLIMLTGKVPWTTITGSKEYESLMSQIGSGSVPDIPDQISKAAQDFLRCCFELNPMERMTADALLDHPFLVGLDETDSSSHLQLSKEEAANAKRIKRSPSYFPFGSRFIHFPFGRSFIPLSEAEVPEIQAENTNAVTSFPFGCSFIPLPDSSSEEGEEEVIQEPADSSAEQINWSAIFPKPLIRSRPLACWQHPFTFTTCAGA, encoded by the coding sequence ATGAAGAGATCTAGAAAGGAGGAGGATGATGAGTACTCGATCCTCTGGGGAGAGCTGTCGTGGTGTCGGGGACCGATGATCGGCCAGGGAGCGTTTGGGTCCGTATACAGAGCGGAACTGAAGAAACCCAGAGCTTTTGGGTCGGTTGTGGCTGTGAAATCGGTAGATCCGATAAATGCAAATTCGCTTATGTGGGAAAACACGGTTCTTGAAGCTCTCCAAGGGTGTCCTCATGTTATTCAGACATTTGGAGCAGACACAACAGAAACGACCAATGGGATTGTGCTTTATAACGTCCTGTTAGAATTTGCTTCCGGAGGAAGCCTTGCCGATTTGATCGTAAAATCAGGCTTTCATGGGTTGTCTGAGGGCGTTGTCAGAAAGCACACCAAGTCTTTACTTGTGGGGTTGAAACACATTCATGCTCGTGGCTTCGTTCACTGTGACTTGAAGCCTGATAATGTTCTTTTAGTGGCTACCGCTGATGGGTTTGAGGTGAAAATTGCTGATTTTGGATTGGCAAAGAGAGCTTACACTAGTTGTGAGACTCCATCTTGGAGAGGGACTTCCTGGTATATAGCACCAGAATGCGTAATTTATGGGGTGCAAGAGGCCTTCTCTGATATATGGGCTCTTGGATGCACCGTGCTTATCATGCTCACTGGAAAAGTACCGTGGACTACCATAACTGGTTCGAAGGAGTATGAAAGTCTTATGTCTCAAATTGGGTCTGGATCGGTGCCCGACATTCCGGACCAGATATCAAAAGCAGCGCAGGATTTCTTGAGGTGCTGTTTTGAATTAAATCCGATGGAGAGAATGACTGCTGATGCGCTGTTAGATCACCCATTTCTGGTGGGATTAGATGAGACAGATTCTTCTTCACATCTTCAACTATCAAAAGAAGAAGCTGCAAATGCTAAGAGGATTAAGCGCAGTCCCTCATACTTTCCTTTTGGGAGTAGGTTCATACACTTTCCTTTTGGGCGTAGCTTCATACCCTTATCGGAGGCAGAGGTTCCAGAGATTCAAGCTGAAAATACAAATGCGGTCACATCTTTCCCATTTGGGTGTAGTTTCATACCCCTACCAGATTCTTCATcagaagagggagaggaggaggtGATCCAAGAGCCTGCTGATTCTTCTGCAGAGCAAATTAACTGGAGTGCAATTTTCCCAAAACCACTCATCCGCTCAAGGCCTTTAGCTTGTTGGCAACATCCCTTTACTTTCACAACTTGTGCCGGGGCTTAG